The Staphylococcus haemolyticus DNA segment TAAGTTTTCAAGTTCTGGATTATTATCGTAAGCATCTTTAATTTTTTGTAAGAATTGTGCACGAATGATACAACCTTCACGCCAAATCATTGCCAGTTCACCTAATTTTAAGTTCCATTCGTGATCTTCGCTCGATTTTCTCATTTGCGCAAAGCCTTGAGCGTAAGAACAAATCTTACTCATATATAATGCTTTTCTGATTTTTTCTAAGAATTCTTCTTTATTACCATCAAATGAAGCTTGTGGTCCATTTAATGATTTAGACGCATTAACACGTTCTTCTTTAATGGATGAAATGAAACGAGCAAATACCGATTCAGTGATAATTGTTAATGGAATTCCTAATTCTAATGCATTAATAGAAGTCCATTTACCTGTACCTTTTTGACCAGCAGTATCTAATATTTTTTCTACTAATGGTTCATTATTTTCATCTAATTTAGTGAAAATATCACCAGTAATTTCTATTAAGTAACTTTCGAGTTCTCCAGCATTCCAATCTTTGAATGTTTGAGAAATTTCAGTATGACTCATACCTAATAAGTCTTTCATCATTGTATAACTTTCAGCGATTAATTGCATATCTGCATATTCAATACCGTTATGAACCATTTTCACATAATGACCTGCACCATTTGGGCCAATGTATGTTACGCAAGATGCACCATCTTGCGCTTTAGCTGCAATGGCATCTAAGATATCACTGACTTTATTATAAGCGGCTTCTTGACCACCAGGCATTAATGAAGGACCAGTTAAAGCGCCTACTTCACCACCTGATACGCCCATACCAATGAAATTAACGCCACTTTCAGCTAATGTTTTATTTCGACGAATTGTATCTTGATAGTTTGTATTACCACCATCAATTAAAATATCTTCATCGTCTAATAATGGAAGTAAGGCATTTATCATGTTATCCGTAGGACTACCAGCCTTAATCATCAACAAAATTTTACGGGGTTTTTCTAATGAATCTACAAATTCTTTCAAGTTATACGCAGGATATATCTTTTGATAATGAGACTTTTGAATAGTATCATTAATTTCATTATTATCTCTACTATGAATACTCACAGAATATTTCTTATCCTCGATGTTCCACGCAAGATTTTTCCCCATAACACCTAAACCTAAAATTCCAATATTACTAGACATTGTATCCTCTCATTTCTTTATAGTTTATAACCTACAATCTTGCTTCAAGATCTTTTTTCATATCTTCAAATCCTGGTTTACCAAGTAAAGCAAACATATTTTGTTTATACGCTTCTACACCAGGTTGATTGAATGGATTTACGCCTAATTGATAACCACTCATAGCACATGCAAGTTCGAAGAAGTACACGACATAGCCAAATGTTTCTTCATCTAATTGTGGAATATTAACAACGATATTAGGTACGCCACCATCTGTATGTGCTAATAATGTACCTTCAAATGCTTTTGTATTAACTTCATCAATTGTTTTACCAGCAAGATAATTTAATCCATCTAAATCGTCACTATCTTCTTCAATAGTAAGATCATGTTTTGGATGATTCACTTTTACAACTGTTTCAAATAAGAAACGACGACCTTCTTGAACGTATTGTCCTAATGAATGTAAATCAGTAGTGTAGTTAGCACTTGAAGGATAAATACCTTTAAAGTCTTTACCTTCTGATTCACCAAATAATTGTTTCCACCATTCGTTGAAATATTGCATTGACGGTTCATAGTTGATAAGCATTTCAGTTGTATAACCTTTGCTATATAGAAGGTTACGGATTGTTGCATATTGATAAGCAATATTTTCTTCTAATTTGTCAGAAGATAATTCTTTACGTGCTTTTGCTGCACCAATCATCATCGCTTCAATATTAATACCTGCAGCTGCGATTGGTAATAAACCTACAGCAGTTAACACTGAATAACGGCCACCTACATCATCAGGGACTACAAATGTTTCATAACCTTCATTTGTAGCTAATTGTTTTAATGCACCTTTTTGTTTATCTGTTGTAGCAAAGATACGTTTTTTAGCTTCTTCTTTGCCATATTTATTCTCAACTAATTGTTTGAATAAACGGAATGCAACTGCTGGTTCTGTAGTTGTACCAGATTTAGAAATGACGTTTACAGAGAAATCTTTGTCAGCTAAATAATCTACTAATTCTTTTGTATAGCTTGATGATAAATGATTACCTACAAAAACAATTTCAGGATAGTCATTATTTGTTCTAAATGAAGATGTTAGCATTTCAATAGCAGCACGTGCACCAAGGTATGAGCCACCAATACCAATAACAACTAACACGTCAGAATTTGCTTTAATACGTTTAGAAGCTTCTATAATTCTTGAAAACTCTTCTTTATCATAATCAACTGGAAGGTCTACCCAACCCAAGAAATTATTTCCTGCACCAGTTCCTTCATGTATCGTTTTGTGTAATGTCTTCACGATATCTTTTTGTTGTTCTAATTCATGTTCTCCAAAAAATTCTAAAGTCTTACCATAATCTAATTGAATATGAGTCATCTAAAAAGCCTCCAAATTTGTAATTATTAGTCTTATATTTACAATTCCAACTGTACACTACAGTGTAATATTATTCATACTGAAAAAATAGTCACCCCCTTTAGATAAGATGACATTCCCTATATGCCAATTTTGTCAGTATTGATTTATTGATAATTATGTCAAAATAAAGGTATAAATTAATGAAAGGATGAATTATAGTGGAATTGCAATTAGCTATTGATTTATTAAATAAAGAAGAAGCAGCAGAACTTGCGAAAAAAGTAGAAGAATATGTTGATATTGTAGAAATTGGTACACCAATTGTGATTAACGAAGGTTTACCTGCCGTTCAACATTTAAATGAAAATATAAACAATGCTAAAGTATTAGCAGACTTAAAAATCATGGATGCAGCAGACTATGAAGTAAGCCAAGCTGTTAAATTCGGCGCTGATGTTGTAACAATTTTAGGTGTAGCTGAAGATGCGTCAATTAAAGCAGCAGTTGAAGAAGCACATAAAAATGACAAACAATTATTAGTAGATATGATTGCTGTTCAAGATTTAGAAAAACGTGCGAAAGAATTAGATGAAATGGGTGCAGACTATATTGCAGTGCACACTGGTTATGATTTACAAGCTGAAGGACAATCTCCATTAGATAGCTTACGTAAAGTTAAATCAGTAATTAAAAATTCTAAAGTTGCAGTTGCTGGAGGTATTAAACCAGATACAATTAAAGAAATTGTTGCAGAAGAACCTGACTTAGTAATTGTTGGTGGCGGTATCGCAAATGCTGATGACCCTGTAGAAGCAGCTAAACAATGTCGTGACGCTATTGAAGGTAAATAGTGATGACAACTTTTAATCATTATCAATTAATTTTAGATGAGCTAAAGGGCACTTTATCTCATGTTAAAGATGAAGAATTTGATGGATTTGCATCAGAAGTAACTGAAGCATCACGTATATTTGTTGCAGGTAAGGGGCGTTCTGGATTTGTTGCAAATAGTTTTGCAATGAGACTCAATCAATTAGGAAAGCAAGCATTTGTCATTGGCGAATCAACAACACCATCAATTCAAAAAGATGATTTATTTATTGTGATTTCTGGTTCAGGTTCAACAGAACATCTTCGCTTATTAGCAGAAAAAGCGAAATCAGTTGATGCAAAAGTGGTATTACTAACAACTAAACTAGATTCTGCAATTGGTGAAATTGCAGACACAGTAGTTGAATTACCAGCAGGTACAAAACACGATG contains these protein-coding regions:
- the gndA gene encoding NADP-dependent phosphogluconate dehydrogenase, which gives rise to MSSNIGILGLGVMGKNLAWNIEDKKYSVSIHSRDNNEINDTIQKSHYQKIYPAYNLKEFVDSLEKPRKILLMIKAGSPTDNMINALLPLLDDEDILIDGGNTNYQDTIRRNKTLAESGVNFIGMGVSGGEVGALTGPSLMPGGQEAAYNKVSDILDAIAAKAQDGASCVTYIGPNGAGHYVKMVHNGIEYADMQLIAESYTMMKDLLGMSHTEISQTFKDWNAGELESYLIEITGDIFTKLDENNEPLVEKILDTAGQKGTGKWTSINALELGIPLTIITESVFARFISSIKEERVNASKSLNGPQASFDGNKEEFLEKIRKALYMSKICSYAQGFAQMRKSSEDHEWNLKLGELAMIWREGCIIRAQFLQKIKDAYDNNPELENLLLDPYFKNIVTDYQDALRDVVATGVKNGVPTPGFSASVNYYDSYRSEDLPANLIQAQRDYFGAHTYERKDREGVFHTQWDEE
- a CDS encoding glucose-6-phosphate isomerase, which encodes MTHIQLDYGKTLEFFGEHELEQQKDIVKTLHKTIHEGTGAGNNFLGWVDLPVDYDKEEFSRIIEASKRIKANSDVLVVIGIGGSYLGARAAIEMLTSSFRTNNDYPEIVFVGNHLSSSYTKELVDYLADKDFSVNVISKSGTTTEPAVAFRLFKQLVENKYGKEEAKKRIFATTDKQKGALKQLATNEGYETFVVPDDVGGRYSVLTAVGLLPIAAAGINIEAMMIGAAKARKELSSDKLEENIAYQYATIRNLLYSKGYTTEMLINYEPSMQYFNEWWKQLFGESEGKDFKGIYPSSANYTTDLHSLGQYVQEGRRFLFETVVKVNHPKHDLTIEEDSDDLDGLNYLAGKTIDEVNTKAFEGTLLAHTDGGVPNIVVNIPQLDEETFGYVVYFFELACAMSGYQLGVNPFNQPGVEAYKQNMFALLGKPGFEDMKKDLEARL
- the hxlA gene encoding 3-hexulose-6-phosphate synthase; this translates as MELQLAIDLLNKEEAAELAKKVEEYVDIVEIGTPIVINEGLPAVQHLNENINNAKVLADLKIMDAADYEVSQAVKFGADVVTILGVAEDASIKAAVEEAHKNDKQLLVDMIAVQDLEKRAKELDEMGADYIAVHTGYDLQAEGQSPLDSLRKVKSVIKNSKVAVAGGIKPDTIKEIVAEEPDLVIVGGGIANADDPVEAAKQCRDAIEGK
- the hxlB gene encoding 6-phospho-3-hexuloisomerase; this encodes MTTFNHYQLILDELKGTLSHVKDEEFDGFASEVTEASRIFVAGKGRSGFVANSFAMRLNQLGKQAFVIGESTTPSIQKDDLFIVISGSGSTEHLRLLAEKAKSVDAKVVLLTTKLDSAIGEIADTVVELPAGTKHDATGSDQPLGSLFEQSSQIFLDSVVIGLMTQLDIDETTMQNNHANLE